One window from the genome of Alosa alosa isolate M-15738 ecotype Scorff River chromosome 15, AALO_Geno_1.1, whole genome shotgun sequence encodes:
- the slc36a4 gene encoding proton-coupled amino acid transporter 4 — translation MPFSHGFGLKNSTVHLPVMYEVVEGNRGNGEEGIDVRLYMLFLLPLLVMMSFIRDLRNMAVLSALANTAMAISLIFIFTYITSDVGDPGRLPFVSSWRKFPFFFGTAIFAFEGIGVVLPLENQMKEPARFPQALNVGMGVVIVLYVSLATLGYLHFGDDIKGSITLNLPHDSWTNQLVKVLYSLGVCVSFVVQFFVPADILLPPILARVTDSWKRPFELLLRALLVCLTCVMAVLVPRLDVVISLVGAFSSSALALVFPPLVELLLLSSASSSASPLLSLHPSLSPSLPLSVLAKDLTIVLIGILGFLTGTYATLEEIIAPGDQTLYNDNATWTTPTPTGLPTATPTH, via the exons ATGCCGTTCTCACATGGCTTTGGTCTGAAGAACAGCACTGTGCACCTCCCAGTTATGTATGAA gtGGTGGAGGGTAACCGTGGTAACGGCGAGGAGGGGATTGATGTGCGTCTGTATATGCTCTTCCTTCTGCCGCTCCTggtgatgatgtcattcatCAGAGACCTGAGGAACATGGCCGTCCTCTCGGCCCTCGCCAACACCGCCATGGCCATCAgcctcatcttcatcttcacctACATCACCtcc gatgtTGGTGATCCAGGGCGGTTGCCCTTTGTGTCCAGCTGGAGGAAGTTCCCCTTCTTTTTTGGCACAGCTATCTTCGCCTTCGAGGGCATTggagtg gtgCTGCCGCTGGAGAACCAGATGAAGGAACCAGCTCGGTTTCCTCAGGCGCTCAATGTTGGGATGGGTGTGGTCATTGTGCTCTACGTTTCCTTGGCAACCCTGGGATACCTTCACTTTGGTGATGACATCAAAGGAAGCATCACACTCAACCTGCCACACGAtagctg gacCAACCAGCTGGTGAAGGTGCTGTACTCTctcggggtgtgtgtgagcttcGTCGTGCAGTTCTTTGTCCCTGCAGACATCCTGCTCCCGCCCATCCTGGCCCGTGTGACGGACAGCTGGAAGCGGCCATTCGAGCTGCTCCTCAGGGCTCTGCTCGTCTGCCTGACCT gtgtgatgGCGGTGCTGGTTCCACGGCTGGACGTGGTCATTTCTCTGGTGGGGGCTTTCAGCAGCTCTGCATTGGCGCTGGTGTTCCCACCGCTGGTGGAGCTGCTGCTTCTGTCGTCCGCCTCATCGTCCgcctctcccttgctctctctccatccctcgctctctccctctctccctctctccgtcctGGCCAAAGATCTGACCATCGTGCTGATTGGCATTCTGGGGTTCCTCACCGGAACCTACGCCACCTTGGAGGAGATCATCGCCCCTGGCGACCAGACCCTTTACAACGATAATGCCACCTGGACCACGCCCACCCCTACTGGCCTGCCCACTGCCACCCCCACAcactga